GTCGTTGAAAAAAGAACATCAAGAACAGCTTTTAAGTTTGTGGAATTTGAAAAAGGAttggagaagagaagagaaggaagTATACCATCAAAGCCAGCATTTGCAcagtaaagaaagaaattggTGGCATCAAATCCCAGAACAGGAAGCCTCCCTTCACGAGCATAGGATTTGAGAGCAGTTTCAATCACCCCAGAAACAACCTCTTTCTCGTTCACCACAAACCTTATGGGCCCCGCACTCCCCATTATGTTAATTGTCACCAGAAACCTAGTACTCTTCCTCTTTGTCTCATCCTCGTACCTTCcctttttcttgttcttctGCAACACCATCTTCTCAAAACCACTCTTCATCGTACCACACGTTCTTCTTCCTTCAAATTTGGTACCCACCCAGATGAAAAATGGCCCCAAAGCTCGCTGCTTTTCAAGGGTCGAGGCCCAGGCAGCGATAGTACCACACAGTTTTGGAGGATccgaaggaagaagaagaagacaacgCGTGAAGAACGGTGCCACGCGATGAAGCGGTGGAGCAGAGCatgaaagaaagagataaaCTCAAACCC
The sequence above is drawn from the Vigna radiata var. radiata cultivar VC1973A chromosome 3, Vradiata_ver6, whole genome shotgun sequence genome and encodes:
- the LOC106757255 gene encoding uncharacterized protein At4g22758 is translated as MKSGFEKMVLQKNKKKGRYEDETKRKSTRFLVTINIMGSAGPIRFVVNEKEVVSGVIETALKSYAREGRLPVLGFDATNFFLYCANAGFDAVSPLEAIGSFGVRNFVLCKKQVYSSKTVPQSELVSQKSSGGWKAWLNKSLGLKILSH